The following proteins are co-located in the Escherichia fergusonii ATCC 35469 genome:
- a CDS encoding NADH-quinone oxidoreductase subunit C, translating to MNVNTTNNRGEACLAALKIQFPGAVLDEERQTSEQVTITVKINLLPDVVHYLYYQHDGWLPVLFGNDERTLNGHYAVYYALSMEGTEKCWIVVKALVDAESREFPSVTPRVPAAVWGEREIRDMYGLIPVGLPDQRRLVLPDDWPEDMHPLRKDAMDYRLRPEPTTDVKTYPFINEGDSDARVIPIGPLHITSDEPGHFRLFVDGEQIVDADYRLFYVHRGMEKLAETRMGYNEVTFLSDRVCGICGFAHSVAYTTSVENALGIVVPQRAHTIRSILLEVERLHSHLLNLGLSCHFVGFDTGFMQFFRVREKSMTMAELLTGSRKTYGLNLIGGVRRDILKEQRLQTLKLVREMRADVSELVEMLLATPNMEQRTQGIGILDRQIARDYSPVGPLIRGSGFARDLRFDHPYADYGNIPKTLFTFSGGDVFSRVMVRVKETFDSLAMLEYALDNMPNTPLLTEGFSYKPHAFALGFVEAPRGEDVHWSMLGDNQKLFRWRCRAATYANWPVLRYMLRGNTVSDAPLIIGSLDPCYSCTDRVTLVDVRKHQSKTVPYKEIERYGIDRNRSPLK from the coding sequence GTGAACGTTAATACCACAAATAATCGCGGCGAAGCGTGTCTGGCCGCCCTGAAAATACAATTTCCCGGCGCGGTGCTGGACGAAGAACGACAAACCTCCGAGCAGGTCACTATTACGGTAAAAATTAACCTGCTGCCTGATGTTGTTCATTATCTTTATTATCAACACGATGGTTGGTTACCGGTACTTTTTGGCAATGATGAACGAACTTTAAATGGTCACTACGCCGTTTACTATGCCCTTTCGATGGAAGGGACAGAAAAGTGTTGGATTGTGGTGAAAGCGCTGGTTGATGCCGAAAGTCGGGAATTTCCCTCTGTTACACCACGCGTACCCGCTGCCGTTTGGGGGGAGCGTGAAATTCGTGATATGTACGGCCTCATTCCTGTGGGTCTGCCAGATCAGCGACGCCTGGTGTTGCCGGATGACTGGCCGGAAGATATGCATCCGTTGCGAAAAGACGCGATGGATTATCGCCTGCGCCCGGAGCCGACAACTGATGTCAAAACATATCCGTTTATTAATGAAGGTGATAGTGACGCGCGAGTGATCCCTATTGGCCCGCTGCATATCACTTCCGATGAACCCGGTCACTTCCGCCTGTTCGTTGATGGCGAACAGATTGTTGATGCCGATTACCGCCTGTTTTATGTCCATCGTGGCATGGAAAAACTGGCGGAAACGCGCATGGGCTATAATGAAGTGACCTTCTTATCTGACCGCGTATGCGGTATCTGTGGCTTTGCGCACAGCGTAGCCTATACCACCTCGGTGGAAAATGCGCTGGGCATTGTGGTGCCGCAACGGGCACACACTATCCGTTCGATTCTTCTGGAAGTAGAACGCCTGCATAGCCATCTGCTTAACCTTGGCCTCTCCTGTCATTTCGTCGGTTTTGATACCGGCTTTATGCAATTTTTCCGTGTGCGGGAAAAGTCGATGACAATGGCTGAGTTGCTGACCGGGTCACGTAAAACCTATGGGCTGAATCTGATTGGTGGCGTGCGACGCGATATTCTTAAAGAGCAGCGACTGCAAACGCTGAAACTGGTCCGTGAGATGCGTGCCGATGTGTCAGAGTTGGTGGAGATGCTGCTTGCCACGCCGAATATGGAACAGCGTACCCAGGGAATTGGTATTCTCGACCGACAAATCGCCCGCGATTACAGCCCCGTTGGGCCGTTGATTCGTGGCAGTGGTTTTGCCCGTGACTTGCGCTTTGATCACCCCTACGCCGACTATGGCAACATTCCCAAAACACTGTTTACCTTCTCTGGCGGCGATGTGTTCTCCCGCGTGATGGTGCGCGTCAAAGAAACGTTCGATTCGCTGGCGATGCTGGAATATGCCCTCGACAACATGCCGAATACGCCGTTGCTTACTGAAGGTTTTAGCTATAAACCACACGCATTCGCGCTGGGCTTTGTGGAAGCACCACGCGGCGAAGATGTGCACTGGAGCATGCTGGGTGATAACCAGAAATTATTCCGCTGGCGCTGTCGTGCTGCTACCTACGCTAACTGGCCAGTCCTGCGCTATATGCTACGCGGTAATACCGTTTCTGATGCCCCCCTGATTATCGGCAGCCTTGATCCCTGCTATTCCTGTACTGACCGCGTGACGCTGGTTGATGTGCGTAAGCATCAGTCAAAAACCGTGCCGTATAAAGAGATCGAGCGCTATGGCATTGATCGTAACCGCTCACCGCTGAAGTAA
- the hyfF gene encoding hydrogenase 4 subunit F, with amino-acid sequence MSYSALFALLLITPLFFSLLCFACRLLVKAQRHVVTFLHTTGITLLLILALWLVNITLNEGGIFAANLWLHLDSLSGLFLGLLGVIGFLTGIYSIGYMGHEVDHGEISQNTLCDYYGFFHLFLFTMLLVVTSNNLIVMWAAIEATTLSSAFLVGIYGQRSSLEAAWKYIIICTVGVAFGLFGTVLVYANAASIMPDPELAIFWTAVLQQAPLLDPMLMLLAFVFVLIGFGTKIGLFPMHAWLPDAHSEAPSPVSALLSAVLLNCALLVLIRYYVIICQSIGNDFPNKLLLIFGMLSVAVAAFFILVQRDMKRLLAYSSVENMGLVAVALGIGGPLGILAALLHTLNHSLAKTLLFCGSGNVLLKYGTRDLNVIRGMLKIMPFSAVLLGAGALALAGMPPFNIFLSEFMTITAGLARQHLVLTIVLLLLLTLVLAGLVRMAARVLFARPPEAVIRGEISWLTTTPMALLVVMMLMMGTDIPQPIIRILQNASVIVLAGTDESPAQIMSWQDFITTDTASLPESKSER; translated from the coding sequence ATGAGTTATTCTGCCTTGTTTGCCTTACTCCTGATAACGCCGTTGTTCTTCTCGCTGCTCTGTTTTGCCTGTCGGTTGCTGGTCAAAGCACAACGCCATGTCGTTACGTTCCTGCATACAACAGGGATTACGTTGTTATTAATCCTCGCACTTTGGTTGGTGAATATCACTCTCAACGAAGGAGGGATTTTTGCCGCAAATCTGTGGTTACACCTTGATAGCCTGAGTGGCTTATTTCTCGGTTTGCTTGGGGTGATTGGATTCCTTACCGGTATTTATTCTATTGGCTATATGGGTCATGAGGTGGACCACGGAGAGATTTCGCAGAACACGCTGTGTGATTACTACGGTTTTTTCCATCTCTTTTTATTCACCATGTTGTTGGTGGTCACCAGTAATAACCTGATTGTGATGTGGGCAGCGATAGAAGCCACAACATTAAGTTCCGCGTTTCTGGTAGGGATCTACGGTCAACGTTCATCTCTGGAAGCAGCCTGGAAGTACATCATCATCTGTACTGTAGGTGTCGCTTTCGGTTTATTTGGCACGGTACTGGTCTATGCCAATGCAGCCAGCATTATGCCTGATCCAGAACTGGCTATTTTCTGGACAGCGGTGTTGCAACAAGCTCCGTTGCTTGATCCGATGTTAATGCTGCTGGCGTTTGTATTTGTGTTGATCGGTTTTGGCACCAAAATCGGTCTGTTCCCGATGCACGCCTGGCTACCTGACGCTCACAGTGAAGCCCCAAGCCCGGTGAGTGCCCTGCTCTCTGCCGTTTTACTGAATTGCGCGTTACTGGTACTCATCCGCTACTACGTCATCATTTGCCAGAGCATCGGCAACGACTTCCCGAACAAACTGTTGTTGATATTTGGCATGTTGTCCGTTGCTGTAGCCGCGTTTTTCATCCTTGTGCAACGTGATATGAAACGCCTGCTGGCCTATTCCAGTGTGGAAAATATGGGGCTGGTTGCCGTGGCGTTGGGCATTGGTGGGCCATTAGGAATTCTGGCTGCACTACTCCATACCTTAAATCATAGTCTGGCTAAAACGCTGTTGTTCTGTGGTTCTGGCAATGTGTTGCTGAAATACGGCACGCGGGATCTGAATGTTATTCGCGGCATGTTAAAGATCATGCCATTCAGTGCCGTGTTGCTGGGAGCAGGCGCACTGGCGCTTGCCGGGATGCCACCTTTCAATATCTTCCTCAGTGAGTTTATGACCATTACCGCCGGGCTGGCGCGTCAACATTTGGTGCTCACCATTGTACTGCTGTTGTTACTGACTCTGGTGTTGGCAGGGCTGGTGCGGATGGCCGCACGGGTGTTGTTTGCCAGGCCACCAGAAGCGGTGATTCGTGGAGAAATAAGCTGGCTCACCACCACGCCAATGGCTTTGCTGGTGGTCATGATGCTGATGATGGGGACAGATATTCCTCAGCCGATCATCAGGATTCTCCAAAACGCATCAGTTATTGTCCTCGCAGGGACGGATGAATCTCCGGCACAAATTATGAGCTGGCAAGACTTCATCACAACAGACACGGCTTCATTACCGGAGAGTAAAAGTGAACGTTAA
- the hyfE gene encoding hydrogenase 4 membrane subunit codes for MTGISIVNNLAGLMMLTSLFVISVKGFRLACVFYAFQSLVLVSIFLTLAQLFQAEELLMWSGSAFITKVLLVPLIMIWAVRKITVNRSGKALFSPVIMALLAALIVLLCAFVIRPVTLPMAIGLKPALAVALGHFLLGLLCIISQRNILRQVFGYCLMENGSHLVLALLAWRAPELVEIGIATDAIFAVIVMVLLARKIWRTHGTLDVNTLTALKG; via the coding sequence ATGACGGGTATATCAATTGTTAATAACCTGGCAGGACTCATGATGCTGACTTCACTGTTCGTGATCAGCGTGAAAGGCTTTCGCCTTGCCTGTGTCTTTTACGCTTTTCAGTCACTGGTGTTGGTTTCAATTTTCCTGACTCTTGCCCAATTATTTCAGGCAGAGGAACTGCTGATGTGGTCTGGCAGTGCATTTATCACCAAAGTACTCCTCGTGCCGTTAATCATGATCTGGGCTGTACGCAAAATAACGGTCAACAGGAGCGGGAAGGCGTTGTTCAGCCCGGTCATTATGGCGCTACTGGCTGCGCTGATAGTTCTGCTGTGTGCCTTTGTCATCCGCCCGGTGACATTACCCATGGCTATTGGCCTTAAGCCTGCACTGGCTGTAGCACTGGGTCACTTCTTACTGGGCCTGCTGTGCATCATTAGTCAGCGCAATATTCTGCGTCAGGTATTTGGTTACTGCCTGATGGAAAACGGCTCACATCTGGTCCTTGCTCTCCTTGCCTGGCGTGCACCGGAACTGGTGGAAATTGGTATCGCTACTGACGCCATCTTTGCCGTGATTGTGATGGTGCTGCTGGCAAGAAAGATTTGGCGTACGCATGGCACGCTGGATGTGAACACTCTTACTGCGCTGAAAGGATAA
- a CDS encoding hydrogenase 4 subunit D, which produces MENLALTTLLLPFIGALVVSLSPQRHAAKLGTLFASLTTICLISLEAAFYQSGKSAVTLPLAQVGDVALFGLVIDKVSSLVLFVVVFLGLLVTIYSTGYLTDKNREHPHQGSNRYYAFLLVFIGAMSGLVLSSTILGQLLFFEITGGCSWALIGYYQSDKAQRSAIKALLMTHVGSLGLYIAAATLFLHTGTFALAALSDIHGDARYLVYGGILFAAWGKSAQLPLQAWLPDAMEAPTPISAYLHAASMVKVGVYIYARAILDGGNIPIEIGMIGLVMALATIIYGFMMYLPQQDMKRLLAWSTITQLGWMFFGLSLSIFGSPLAFIGSIAYLVNHAFAKSLFFLIAGSLSFSCGTRMLPKLRGVLRILPLAGIGFCVAALAITGVPPFNGFFSKYPLFAAGFALSSIYPALLIAMILLLIESVASFGWFIYWFGRVVPGKPSDEVAHASPLPFSMRLVLIVLIVMSLISSVIAAVWLQ; this is translated from the coding sequence ATGGAAAATCTTGCTTTAACCACGCTCTTGCTACCCTTTATTGGCGCCCTGGTTGTTTCGCTAAGCCCGCAACGTCATGCCGCTAAACTCGGTACGCTGTTTGCCTCGCTCACAACGATTTGTTTGATTTCGCTGGAAGCCGCTTTTTATCAGAGCGGAAAAAGTGCGGTCACGCTGCCACTGGCACAGGTTGGTGATGTGGCACTGTTTGGGCTGGTCATTGACAAAGTAAGTAGCCTGGTGTTGTTTGTGGTGGTCTTTCTCGGCCTGCTGGTCACCATTTACTCAACCGGTTATCTGACCGATAAAAACCGTGAACATCCACACCAGGGTAGCAACCGCTATTACGCTTTTTTGCTGGTGTTTATCGGCGCGATGTCAGGTCTGGTACTCTCATCAACAATTCTCGGTCAGTTGCTATTCTTCGAAATTACAGGCGGATGTTCCTGGGCGTTAATTGGTTATTACCAGAGTGACAAAGCACAGCGTTCTGCAATCAAAGCCCTGCTAATGACTCACGTCGGATCACTGGGGCTTTATATCGCCGCTGCGACACTTTTCCTGCACACCGGTACATTTGCACTCGCTGCACTCAGTGATATTCATGGTGATGCTCGTTACCTGGTCTATGGCGGCATTCTCTTTGCCGCATGGGGTAAATCAGCACAGTTACCCCTTCAGGCCTGGCTGCCAGATGCCATGGAAGCCCCCACACCGATCAGTGCTTATCTACATGCTGCTTCAATGGTGAAAGTTGGGGTTTATATCTATGCCCGTGCGATCCTTGATGGCGGCAATATTCCCATTGAAATTGGCATGATTGGTCTGGTGATGGCACTTGCCACCATCATTTACGGGTTCATGATGTATCTGCCGCAACAGGATATGAAACGTCTGCTGGCATGGTCGACAATTACCCAATTAGGCTGGATGTTCTTCGGGCTTTCGCTGTCTATTTTTGGCTCCCCACTGGCGTTTATCGGCAGTATTGCCTACCTCGTTAACCACGCTTTCGCTAAGAGTCTCTTTTTCTTAATCGCAGGGTCGCTCAGTTTTAGCTGTGGTACTCGCATGCTTCCCAAACTGCGTGGTGTTTTGCGGATACTTCCCCTTGCTGGTATTGGATTCTGTGTCGCTGCGCTAGCGATTACAGGTGTTCCGCCATTTAACGGTTTCTTTAGTAAGTATCCGCTGTTTGCCGCCGGCTTTGCGCTTTCCAGTATTTATCCCGCGCTACTCATCGCCATGATTCTGCTGTTAATCGAATCAGTCGCCAGTTTTGGCTGGTTCATTTACTGGTTTGGACGCGTCGTACCAGGGAAGCCCAGTGACGAAGTTGCGCACGCTTCTCCGTTGCCGTTTTCTATGCGTCTGGTGCTGATTGTGCTCATTGTGATGTCGCTTATCTCCAGCGTAATCGCTGCTGTATGGCTTCAGTAA
- a CDS encoding respiratory chain complex I subunit 1 family protein, whose product MANFYNDGCLIVFALLQALIMLALTPLFTGISRQIRAWMHSRRGPDIWQDYRDINKLLKRQEVAPSSSGLMFRLMPWVLLSSMMVVAMTLPLFLRESPFAGGGDMITLIYLLALYRFFFALSGLDTGSPFAGVGASRELALGILVEPILILALLVLALIAGSTHIAVISHTLAGGWISPLATLLALLACVFACFIEMGKIPFDVAEAEQELQEGPLTEYSGAGLALVKWGLGLKQVVMAALVVSLFVPFGNAPDSAPADLLLSLILSLGKILLVFILASIVENSLARGRFLLTHHLTWLGFSLAALSYVFWLTGL is encoded by the coding sequence ATGGCTAACTTTTATAACGACGGGTGTCTGATCGTTTTTGCGCTACTCCAGGCGTTAATTATGCTGGCGCTGACGCCGTTGTTTACTGGTATTTCCCGCCAGATCCGTGCCTGGATGCATTCTCGTCGTGGGCCAGACATTTGGCAAGATTATCGTGATATCAACAAGTTACTAAAACGCCAGGAAGTTGCTCCGTCCTCCTCAGGTTTAATGTTTCGCCTGATGCCCTGGGTATTACTCAGTAGCATGATGGTCGTTGCCATGACCTTGCCGTTGTTTTTACGAGAATCACCTTTCGCTGGGGGCGGCGACATGATCACGTTGATTTATCTGCTCGCCCTTTATCGTTTCTTTTTTGCCCTTTCCGGGTTGGATACCGGAAGTCCCTTCGCGGGTGTTGGTGCCTCAAGGGAGTTAGCACTGGGCATTTTGGTGGAACCGATTCTGATCCTCGCCCTGTTGGTGCTGGCACTCATTGCCGGTTCCACGCACATCGCCGTGATCAGTCATACGCTGGCAGGCGGTTGGATTTCACCACTGGCAACGTTGCTGGCACTTCTGGCGTGTGTTTTCGCCTGCTTCATTGAAATGGGCAAAATTCCGTTTGATGTTGCCGAAGCTGAGCAGGAGTTACAGGAGGGGCCGCTAACAGAGTATTCCGGTGCCGGGCTGGCACTGGTGAAATGGGGGTTAGGGCTTAAACAGGTGGTGATGGCGGCGCTCGTTGTCTCGCTGTTTGTACCTTTTGGCAACGCCCCGGATAGCGCCCCGGCTGACCTGTTGCTCTCTTTGATTCTCTCTCTGGGCAAGATTCTGCTGGTTTTTATTCTGGCTTCCATTGTGGAGAACTCACTGGCACGTGGACGCTTTTTGCTCACACACCATTTGACCTGGCTCGGTTTTAGTCTCGCCGCGCTGTCGTATGTCTTTTGGTTAACCGGACTGTAG
- the hyfB gene encoding hydrogenase 4 subunit B: MDALQLLLCSLMLYFFAGIASLFLYDLDRIAIKISGIASLAGGLVGIVSALTQLHSAIPLVTEFITPFPFATLTIRMDSLSAFMLLVISVLVAVCALYSLAYMREYLGKGAAAIGFFMNMFIASMVSLLVMDNAFWFIVFFEMMSLASWFLVIAAQDKESIRAGMLYFFIAHAGSVLIMIAFFLMWRECHSLDFASFRTLPLSPGLASAVFLLGFFGFGAKAGMLPLHSWLPLAHPAAPSHASALMSGVMVKIGIFGILKVSIDLLGNSGLQLWWGVVVIIFGAVSALLGVLYALAENDIKRLLAWSTVENVGIILLGVGVSMVGLSLQLPVIATVGLLAALFHLLNHAMFKGLLFLGAGAVIGRLHTRDMEKMGALAKRMPRTAAAFLIGCVAISALPPLNGFISEWYTYQSLFAMTHFDAVTLRLLGPVAIVMLAVTGALAAMCFVKLYGISFCGAPRSSAAEEAHEAPWQMTVSLLILAALCILLGVGARWVAPHILQVVFSFTHLTSLPVAESFALLPGTSDATLLTPSALFLLLITVPLIPALYWWLTRSHRAAFRRSGDAWACGYGWESAMAPSASGVMQPMRVFFSSLYRLRNQLDPSASLACGLQHVTEGARRTEPFWDDYLIRPVVNVIQRIALRVQQLQSGDFRLYCLYVVVALVVLLIAIAL; this comes from the coding sequence ATGGACGCTCTGCAATTATTGTTGTGTTCACTGATGCTATATTTCTTTGCCGGAATCGCGTCGCTGTTCCTTTACGACCTGGATCGCATTGCCATAAAAATTTCCGGCATCGCATCCCTGGCCGGTGGACTGGTCGGTATTGTCAGCGCTCTGACGCAGCTGCACTCTGCTATTCCGCTGGTTACAGAATTTATCACGCCATTCCCCTTCGCCACACTCACTATTCGTATGGATAGCCTTTCAGCTTTTATGCTGCTGGTGATTTCCGTACTGGTCGCGGTGTGTGCTCTCTATTCTCTGGCCTATATGCGTGAATATCTTGGTAAAGGAGCGGCAGCAATCGGCTTCTTTATGAATATGTTTATCGCCTCTATGGTGAGTTTGCTGGTGATGGATAACGCCTTCTGGTTCATCGTGTTCTTCGAGATGATGTCTCTTGCCTCCTGGTTTCTGGTTATCGCCGCTCAGGATAAAGAGTCTATCCGCGCCGGGATGCTTTACTTTTTTATTGCCCATGCGGGTTCGGTATTGATCATGATCGCCTTCTTCCTGATGTGGCGTGAGTGTCATAGTCTCGACTTCGCCAGTTTCCGAACGCTACCGCTTTCACCTGGTCTGGCCTCAGCGGTATTTCTGTTGGGTTTCTTCGGGTTTGGCGCCAAAGCCGGGATGCTCCCTTTGCATAGTTGGCTTCCCCTCGCTCACCCTGCAGCTCCGTCACATGCTTCGGCATTAATGTCGGGAGTAATGGTAAAAATTGGGATTTTCGGCATTTTGAAAGTCTCCATCGACTTGCTGGGTAATAGCGGTTTGCAATTGTGGTGGGGCGTGGTGGTGATCATTTTTGGCGCAGTTTCGGCATTATTAGGTGTCCTGTATGCCCTGGCGGAAAATGATATCAAGCGTCTGCTGGCATGGAGTACCGTGGAAAATGTCGGGATAATCCTCCTCGGTGTGGGGGTGAGTATGGTCGGGCTGTCATTACAATTGCCTGTCATCGCCACGGTTGGGTTACTGGCTGCACTGTTTCATCTGCTTAACCACGCCATGTTTAAAGGCTTGCTGTTTCTCGGTGCGGGGGCTGTTATCGGGCGTCTACACACCCGCGATATGGAAAAAATGGGCGCTCTGGCAAAACGGATGCCACGTACCGCAGCTGCTTTTTTGATTGGATGTGTGGCGATTTCCGCCCTGCCGCCATTAAATGGATTTATCAGTGAGTGGTATACCTACCAGTCACTGTTCGCCATGACGCATTTTGATGCGGTCACCCTGCGTTTGCTTGGACCTGTTGCCATTGTGATGCTGGCTGTTACGGGTGCACTGGCAGCGATGTGTTTTGTCAAATTGTATGGCATTAGTTTTTGCGGTGCGCCACGCAGTAGCGCGGCAGAAGAAGCCCACGAAGCCCCCTGGCAGATGACCGTTTCGTTATTGATCCTCGCGGCACTTTGCATTTTGCTCGGGGTTGGTGCTCGTTGGGTTGCACCGCACATCTTGCAGGTGGTGTTCTCATTTACGCACCTCACATCGCTTCCCGTTGCAGAAAGTTTTGCGCTCCTTCCAGGTACCAGTGATGCAACATTACTCACGCCTTCCGCCCTCTTCCTGTTGCTGATTACTGTACCGCTTATTCCGGCGCTCTACTGGTGGCTGACCCGTTCTCATCGTGCGGCATTTCGTCGTAGTGGTGATGCATGGGCCTGTGGTTATGGCTGGGAAAGCGCAATGGCGCCATCAGCCAGCGGTGTTATGCAACCGATGCGTGTGTTTTTCTCTTCACTGTACAGATTGCGTAATCAGCTTGATCCCAGCGCGTCACTTGCCTGTGGTTTACAGCACGTGACAGAGGGAGCACGGCGTACAGAGCCGTTCTGGGACGATTATCTGATTCGCCCCGTAGTAAACGTGATTCAACGTATTGCACTTCGCGTTCAGCAGCTGCAAAGCGGCGATTTCCGCCTCTATTGTCTGTACGTGGTAGTTGCGTTGGTCGTACTGCTCATCGCTATAGCCCTCTGA
- a CDS encoding 4Fe-4S dicluster domain-containing protein gives MNRFVMADPQWCTGCKTCLAACSDVHKKQGLQQHPRLALVCTPEQTAPVQCHHCEDAPCQQVCPVNAISRHDDAIQLNETLCIGCKLCALVCPFGAITAAGSGPVDAPALYQHQAEEPLNDIPESSPTLHPLLRWQVGVQAVAVKCDLCYFLPEGPACIRACATNALQLVTDKVLHQQMKQKQHLAATCLADTGLDSFSSTSEQG, from the coding sequence ATGAACCGCTTTGTAATGGCCGATCCTCAGTGGTGTACAGGATGTAAAACCTGTCTCGCTGCGTGTTCGGACGTACATAAAAAGCAAGGCTTACAGCAACATCCTCGACTCGCCCTGGTTTGCACACCTGAGCAAACTGCGCCTGTTCAGTGCCATCACTGTGAGGATGCGCCCTGTCAGCAGGTCTGCCCGGTTAACGCAATTTCCCGGCATGACGACGCAATCCAGCTCAATGAAACGCTCTGCATTGGCTGCAAACTCTGTGCATTGGTATGTCCGTTTGGCGCGATAACGGCTGCAGGAAGTGGACCAGTGGACGCGCCAGCGTTATATCAGCACCAGGCTGAGGAGCCACTTAACGATATCCCGGAAAGCTCACCGACATTGCATCCCTTATTACGCTGGCAGGTTGGCGTCCAGGCAGTCGCTGTGAAATGTGATCTCTGTTATTTCCTGCCAGAAGGCCCCGCCTGTATTCGAGCTTGTGCCACTAACGCCCTGCAACTCGTCACAGATAAAGTTTTGCATCAGCAAATGAAGCAAAAACAGCATCTTGCCGCCACGTGTCTGGCAGACACAGGGTTGGATTCATTTTCTTCTACTTCGGAGCAAGGCTGA
- the bcp gene encoding thioredoxin-dependent thiol peroxidase, whose protein sequence is MNPLKAGDIAPKFSLPDQDGEQVNLTDFQGQRVLVYFYPKAMTPGCTVQACGLRDNMDELKKVGVDVLGISTDKPEKLSRFAEKELLNFTLLSDEDHSVCEQFGVWGEKSFMGKTYDGIHRISFLIDADGKIEHVFDNFKTSDHHDVVLNWIKENA, encoded by the coding sequence ATGAATCCACTGAAAGCCGGTGACATCGCACCGAAATTTAGCTTGCCGGATCAAGACGGGGAACAAGTAAATTTAACCGACTTCCAGGGACAGCGTGTTCTGGTCTATTTCTACCCGAAAGCCATGACGCCAGGCTGTACCGTACAGGCCTGTGGCCTGCGAGATAACATGGACGAGTTGAAAAAAGTTGGCGTCGATGTGCTGGGTATCAGCACCGATAAGCCAGAAAAACTTTCCCGTTTTGCTGAAAAAGAGTTGCTTAACTTCACGCTTTTGTCTGATGAAGATCACAGCGTTTGTGAGCAGTTTGGCGTCTGGGGCGAGAAGTCATTCATGGGTAAAACTTATGATGGCATCCATCGTATCAGTTTCCTGATCGACGCTGACGGCAAAATTGAACACGTGTTTGATAATTTTAAAACCAGCGATCACCACGACGTTGTGCTCAACTGGATAAAAGAAAACGCCTGA
- a CDS encoding glycine cleavage system transcriptional repressor, with protein sequence MTPSSQHYLVITALGADRPGIVNTITRHVSSCGCNIEDSRLAMLGDEFTFIMLLSGSWNAITLIESTLPLKGAELDLLIVMKRTSARPRPPMPATVWVQVDVPDSPHLIERFTALFDNHKMNIAELVSRTQPAENDNVAQLHIQITAHSPASHDSVNIEQDFKALCTELNAQGSISVVNYSHTDEQNGVK encoded by the coding sequence TTGACACCGTCATCACAACACTACCTCGTTATCACAGCACTGGGGGCCGATCGCCCCGGGATCGTGAATACGATCACACGTCACGTCAGTAGTTGTGGCTGTAATATTGAAGACAGTCGACTGGCGATGCTGGGGGACGAGTTCACCTTTATTATGCTGCTTTCTGGCTCATGGAATGCCATTACCCTTATTGAATCAACCCTGCCGTTGAAAGGCGCAGAGCTGGATCTCCTCATTGTGATGAAGCGAACCTCCGCCAGACCTCGTCCGCCGATGCCCGCTACGGTATGGGTACAGGTTGATGTGCCAGACTCGCCGCATTTAATTGAGCGTTTTACGGCGCTTTTTGACAACCACAAGATGAACATTGCGGAACTGGTTTCACGCACGCAACCAGCTGAAAACGATAATGTTGCACAACTTCATATTCAGATCACCGCGCACAGTCCGGCATCACATGATTCGGTAAATATTGAGCAAGACTTCAAAGCGCTATGTACAGAATTGAATGCACAAGGCAGTATTAGTGTCGTCAATTATTCACATACTGATGAACAGAATGGAGTTAAGTAA